A stretch of DNA from Orcinus orca chromosome 3, mOrcOrc1.1, whole genome shotgun sequence:
atgggttcaatccctggtcagggaactaagattccacaagccttgtggtgtggcaaaaaaaaaaaaaaccaaaaaacccaaacgaaacaaaacaaacacctgACCTGTGAGAACACTTTATACTTAAATTTGATCAGAATGATTGTGTATTTGATCCAATGTGGTCCCGAATGAAAAAGCAGATCGGTTGTATAAAAATCATGAGGGTTTTGTCCAAGCTCTGCCACTGGTTACCTTAGTGTTGGGAAGGTTAGTTTGCTCACTTGGCCTTTAAATTGATCCTAAAAGAGCCAATTATATCCCATAGAATCTTGAAAAGTTAAGATGCATCCTAACACATGCTTACCTGAATTGATGTTAAGATAGAAGATACATCGTATGTTGGACTCCATCTATTCTGAAGGATATCTAAACATATGCTACCATCAGCATACACTGCAAAGACAACACTAAAATTGGTTACATATTAACTTTGTCATTTCTAACaattaaagagaaatttttacCACAAACCGAATGCTTGGCTCAGTCAGAAATCTTGAACATTAGTCAATAACTAAAACTTTTTGTCTCACAGGAAAATCAGTCTCAAACTAAGGACTCTTTACACGCCTTTTGATCAGGAGGCtgagtgagagttaaattttttcaTTACATACCATATAGCAAATCTGTTTAAATTCCACATTTCCAAATATTCCTAAATAAAATTGTTGGGGGGATAAAAAAGCTGAATTTTTGACATAGCAATTCTACTCTAAAAGTAATAATCATGGACATGCAAAGTTTTATTTACAGGATGTTCACTATAATACTCTTTATAGAAGTGACAAACTGGAAACTACCTTTGGTCCACAGTGAGGGGACTGGCTAAATAATGGTACATTATTAACGGTACATACCAATACTGCCGCCAGAAATGATATACATCTACCATATGTTAATTAATGTAGAATGACACCCTCAATATATTACATTAATAAGTTTCCAATTACTTATTTAGGataattccattttttataaagaattatttataaatattttcatctgaAGTATATGCAGTCACAAAAACATCTGTAAGACTAAATGCCAAAATGTAAATATCTGTAAATAGGATTATGAAGGGTATTATCTTCTTTACCTTTCCTTGTACTTTATGATTTGTTTTTCCAATAAGTATGCattcctttcataataaaaataaaaatcaagggcTACCGTTTTAAAAGTCTAACATTTGAGAGGCTTTTCCCCCCTCCTGAACTGATTATGTGAGAATACAATGAACATAAATTTTTATCCAGAACTTGCCAGATTATTTATCTCTACAATAAATttccagaagcagaattgctgtgTTGACAAaggataaatatatttaaatgttatagATACTGCCAAACTGTGGAATGCAGAACAAGCCAGACCACTCTGCATCAAACAGGAATAAGTGAGGCCTTTTTGGGGAGAGGAGGCAAATTACACTTAAGTACTGTCATTCCTCAGGGCTCTATCCTCGGTCCTCTTCCTTCTTACCCATTACACACCCTCTGGGCAATTTTATTCATGGCCTCAATTATTACTATCTATGTGCTAGGTACTTCCAATTGTTAGCGTTAGACCAGATTTAACTCTCAGCTTTAAAGCAGCATAGTCAACCACTTACTGTGTATCCCATAGGAACATCAAACTTAGCAAGTCCAAAGCAAAAATCATCACCTCTGTAAAACCCATAAAActgtaaaatgattttaaagttttgaaCTAGTAACTATTTTTGAGAAGTAATCCAAAAGTAAACTAGAAACTGaacatccatcaactgatgaatgaacaaaatgtagtctatccatacaatggattatcattcagcaataaaaggaaatgaagtacAGGTATGtgttacaacacagatgaacctgaaAACTGTGTCAGCTGAAAGAAATcaatcacaaaggaccacatatattaaatgattccatttatatgaaatgtccggaATAAGCAAACCTGTAGAGTGAAAATACATCAGTGGTTGCCTATGGCTGGGAGGcggggggatggggatggggagtgactgctaataggcatgggattttggggggagggtgataaaaatgttctaaaattgataatggtgatggttgcacaactcagtgacgatactaaaaaccactgaattgtacaactTAAATGGGTGAGTAGCACAGTATGTGAATCttttaataaagatgtttaaaaaaaagcaaactaggAAGTTAACTAAATAAGGTACTGAtagtggaaaaaagggaaaccaTGTTATTAATATGAAGGGATAAAAATCAAATACGCTGTTTCCTTATAAATTTGTTAAGGCTGAAAATCTTAAGCCTATACACATATACTCCTTGCACATTCCAGTGTTTTCTACCTTGATTTACAGAGCTCCCTTACTACAGTTTGGGTCGATTCACTAACAAGTCTAAGCTAGTAAAGCTACAGTAGAATAAATGATAATAAGTGACTTGAAAATTTCCTcaggacagaaacagaaaataaaattaaatctgccTTGCCTCTGGGTGGGGGAAGACCTTGAAAGAAAAAGCAACTTCACAGCAATAAAGCACAAAGGCTAAATCTATGATCTAATCTATTATTGGGAAGTCACCTTGAttccagacacacaaacacacctctCTCCTATGAGTAGGGAGATCCCTATCTGCCTGCAGTTTTCTCACGTAGTCTGTAGTTCTAGACTAGATGCACAATCAAGAGGACCTCTGAAAATGTTCCTCCTGAAAGTAAGTTAACTGATGGAAAACCACATTTAAAAGAGAACTTAAATATTCTGTAAAATAAGTCTTTCATACAGTAATTTATAATCCAGGAATACAAATTTATTAGAAGTAAAGAGCAATAAGTCAGGAAGAGCAAATTTAATTACAAAAGTCACTTAGCAATCATTTATGGAAAATAGTAATAAACtgctaaaagtaaaaatagtaacAAGGGAggaaaactgtatttaaaaaaaacccttaaaaacaTACAAACCTTTGACCTACTAATCCTACTTCTAAAAACTTATTCATGGGTATTTGAGAagatttattttcaagaaaaatgtgCTGTTTAAAACtgtaaacaattaaaaatcaCCAACTGgacaatgattaaataaataatgataaactCATATAACAGAACATTTTGCAGCCATTAAGAAtgatatagggaattccctggtggtccagtggttaggactccgtgctctccctgccgggggcccaggttcgatccctcgttggggaactaagaccccaaaGCCGCGTGGCGCGgccaaaggaggagaaaaaaaaagatacaaaagaatgTTTAATGAGTGAAAATGTTCATGTTATatataaattacttaaccttACATACAACATGATCTTAATTTTGTACATTTACCTGCAAGCTAAATTTTAAGCTATAAATCCTTAGTATCTTTCacattttgataaataaatagatattactttaaaatcagaagttattaaaacaaaactttatcTCAAATCTAGAACCTTGATAAGATTCCAGACTACAAAAGTATGGTTAATATTGACATAGAAGCAACATCTAGAAGTGGGCCCTAATAACGAGAAGTATGGGCAAGACCTAAAAGGATGAAACAACTCTTTTTTCCTCCTATCATTTGCAAAGGCTAATAAATTGCTACTTACCATTTGGATGAAACATTTTGGATAAAAACCTAACAGTTGGCGGTTTATTTGGATATTCTTCAGAAAATTCTATTACTAGTTTAAAAGTACCTAGatagaaacaaaccaaaataattaCAGTAAAGACAAGCataacttttctctctcttcatcaATAAACTCCCAAGCCCATGCTGGCTTTTGCACGACCATACAAAAATTAATGTCAATTTTGGTTTAGCGCATAAAACATACTAAATATACTATTTATGTACTGATAACATACAGCATTGGCAAGCACTTGGGGGGTACAGCGCTTACATGTGCTACTGGTGGGAACATTAACTGTCATATTGTTGGAAAGCAATTTTGCCCTAgctaccaaaattttaaatgcacatttGAGGAACTACAAATAATTTATTGTAACTTAGAAGGGGGTGCCAAATGATTCTGAGATGGGCTCACCACCACATGACAAAGGACTCAGATTGGAGGCATGGCCACTAATGTGAAAAGTCTGCTCTGTCCCTATCACTTAAGTATGCCAAGAATCAGTTAAGCATTAGTGTAACTGCCTACTGTTGGTTATAGACCAATACAGTACATTTTGGTCAGTCTAAATCATTATCTTATGGTCAAAAGAgacaggcatttaaaaaaaattatgcattTATAATAAAGTCTATCTGTTCAGAGTGTACAAAGAAGAGCTCTTAACTCAAATTCCAAATCTATTTAGCAGAAACAACCACTGTTAATAGTTTCGTGTTTGTCTTTCTAGCCTCCTTTTGCATTTATTCACTATCCAGAGTCC
This window harbors:
- the UBE2B gene encoding ubiquitin-conjugating enzyme E2 B isoform X2 — encoded protein: MSTPARRRLMRDFKRLQEDPPVGVSGAPSENNIMQWNAVIFGPEGTPFEDGTFKLVIEFSEEYPNKPPTVRFLSKMFHPNVYADGSICLDILQNRWSPTYDVSSILTSIQVIL